A part of Capsicum annuum cultivar UCD-10X-F1 chromosome 6, UCD10Xv1.1, whole genome shotgun sequence genomic DNA contains:
- the LOC107873253 gene encoding DEAD-box ATP-dependent RNA helicase 15 isoform X4 has translation MDVICQAKSGMGKTAVFVLSTLQQIEPVAGQVAAMVLCHTRELAYQICHEFERFSTYLPDIKVAVFYGGVNIKLHKELLKNECPHIVVGTPGRILALAGDKDLSLRNVRHFVLDECDKMLEALDMRRDVQAIFKMTPHDKQVMMFSATLSKEIRPICKKFMQDPMEIYVDDEAKLTLHGLVQHYIKLSEAEKNRKLNDLLDALDFNQVVIFVKSVSRAAQLNKLLVDCNFPSICIHSGMTQEERLTRYKGFKEGHKRILVATDLVGRGIDIERVNIVINYDMPDSADTYLHRVGRAGRFGTKGLAITFVSSASDSDVLNQVQARFEVDIKELPEQIDTSSYMPS, from the exons ATGGATGTTATTTGTCAAGCTAAATCTGGAATGGGCAAAACTGCTGTTtttgttctttcaactctgcaACAGATTGAACCTGTTGCTGGTCAGGTTGCTGCCATGGTTCTATGTCACACAAGGGAATTAGCTTATCAG ATCTGTCATGAATTTGAGAGGTTCAGCACATACTTGCCTGATATCAAGGTTGCTGTTTTCTATGGTGGTGTAAATATCAAACTTCACAAGGAGCTTCTGAAGAATGAATGCCCTCATATAGTTGTTGGAACTCCTGGAAGAATACTTGCATTGGCTGGAGACAAGGACCTGTCTTTGAGGAATGTGAGGCATTTTGTACTGGATGAATGTGACAAAATGCTTGAAGCACTTG ACATGAGAAGAGATGTGCAGGCAATTTTCAAGATGACTCCTCATGACAAGCAAGTAATGATGTTCTCAGCAACACTCAGCAAAGAGATTCGCCCCATTTGCAAGAAATTCATGCAAGAT CCAAtggaaatttatgttgatgatgaggCCAAGTTGACCCTTCATGGACTTGTACAG CACTACATCAAATTGAGCGAAGCAGAGAAGAACCGGAAGCTGAATGACTTGCTGGATGCTTTGGACTTCAAtcaagttgtaatatttgtcaaGAGTGTAAGCCGAGCAGCACAACTGAACAAGTTGCTTGTTGACTGCAATTTTCCATCTATCTGCATCCACTCTGGCATGACTCAGGAAGAGAG ATTGACTCGCTACAAGGGTTTCAAGGAGGGGCACAAAAGAATTCTTGTGGCAACTGATTTGGTTGGCAGGGGTATCGACATTGAAAGGGTCAATATTGTTATTAACTATGACATGCCAGATTCTGCAGATACTTACCTTCACAGA GTGGGTAGAGCTGGTAGGTTTGGAACTAAAGGCCTTGCCATCACATTTGTCTCATCTGCATCAGATTCTGATGTACTTAATCAG GTCCAGGCAAGGTTCGAAGTGGATATTAAAGAGCTTCCTGAGCAAATTGATACTTCCTCATACA TGCCATCATAG
- the LOC107873253 gene encoding DEAD-box ATP-dependent RNA helicase 15 isoform X3 — translation MDVICQAKSGMGKTAVFVLSTLQQIEPVAGQVAAMVLCHTRELAYQICHEFERFSTYLPDIKVAVFYGGVNIKLHKELLKNECPHIVVGTPGRILALAGDKDLSLRNVRHFVLDECDKMLEALDMRRDVQAIFKMTPHDKQVMMFSATLSKEIRPICKKFMQDPMEIYVDDEAKLTLHGLVQHYIKLSEAEKNRKLNDLLDALDFNQVVIFVKSVSRAAQLNKLLVDCNFPSICIHSGMTQEERLTRYKGFKEGHKRILVATDLVGRGIDIERVNIVINYDMPDSADTYLHRVGRAGRFGTKGLAITFVSSASDSDVLNQVQARFEVDIKELPEQIDTSSYSMLLPDVSILALTFISLCLLLFCTQGGGLVVQ, via the exons ATGGATGTTATTTGTCAAGCTAAATCTGGAATGGGCAAAACTGCTGTTtttgttctttcaactctgcaACAGATTGAACCTGTTGCTGGTCAGGTTGCTGCCATGGTTCTATGTCACACAAGGGAATTAGCTTATCAG ATCTGTCATGAATTTGAGAGGTTCAGCACATACTTGCCTGATATCAAGGTTGCTGTTTTCTATGGTGGTGTAAATATCAAACTTCACAAGGAGCTTCTGAAGAATGAATGCCCTCATATAGTTGTTGGAACTCCTGGAAGAATACTTGCATTGGCTGGAGACAAGGACCTGTCTTTGAGGAATGTGAGGCATTTTGTACTGGATGAATGTGACAAAATGCTTGAAGCACTTG ACATGAGAAGAGATGTGCAGGCAATTTTCAAGATGACTCCTCATGACAAGCAAGTAATGATGTTCTCAGCAACACTCAGCAAAGAGATTCGCCCCATTTGCAAGAAATTCATGCAAGAT CCAAtggaaatttatgttgatgatgaggCCAAGTTGACCCTTCATGGACTTGTACAG CACTACATCAAATTGAGCGAAGCAGAGAAGAACCGGAAGCTGAATGACTTGCTGGATGCTTTGGACTTCAAtcaagttgtaatatttgtcaaGAGTGTAAGCCGAGCAGCACAACTGAACAAGTTGCTTGTTGACTGCAATTTTCCATCTATCTGCATCCACTCTGGCATGACTCAGGAAGAGAG ATTGACTCGCTACAAGGGTTTCAAGGAGGGGCACAAAAGAATTCTTGTGGCAACTGATTTGGTTGGCAGGGGTATCGACATTGAAAGGGTCAATATTGTTATTAACTATGACATGCCAGATTCTGCAGATACTTACCTTCACAGA GTGGGTAGAGCTGGTAGGTTTGGAACTAAAGGCCTTGCCATCACATTTGTCTCATCTGCATCAGATTCTGATGTACTTAATCAG GTCCAGGCAAGGTTCGAAGTGGATATTAAAGAGCTTCCTGAGCAAATTGATACTTCCTCATACAGTATGCTGTTACCTGATGTTTCAATACTAGCACTTACTTTCATTTCGTTATGTTTGTTGCTTTTCTGCACCCAAGGgggtggcctagtggttcaatga